A stretch of DNA from Equus asinus isolate D_3611 breed Donkey chromosome 20, EquAss-T2T_v2, whole genome shotgun sequence:
TCACTGAGTTCCCTCCTGGGCCGGGCTCTGGGATCCCCTTGGGCAGGGTTCCAGGGTCCCTTGGGCGGGGTTCGGAGGTCCCTCCAGGGCTGGGTGGCTGGATGCAGAAGGTCGCTAAGGGGCTGAATCTCTGGGCTTCACAGGTTAGGTGCTCAGAGAGCTGGGTCGCGTGACCACCTTCAGCCGCTGAAATTTGGGGTCCTTGCGGGCCGGGAGCCTGGCTGCTTGTATATCTCAGGGGCTTGGTTGAGGGACCCCCAAAGGGCCAGACTTCCAGGGGTCTAGTGGCGGGACTCCTGGTTACAAAGGGTACTGGACACTAAGATCTCTTGGGATCCTGGATCCCGGGGCCTGACGTCGCCATCtcttgcctcccctcccccagtgtcTGCCTCAGGATGAGGCGTGCGCGGGCGCCGGCAGTGGCAGCGGCGAGAGCCCGGGTGCTGACAGCCCGCACCTGCACACGCTGACGCAGCCCATCGTGGTCACCGTGCCGCGGCCGCCCCCCAGTGAGCGCGCAGTCGTCTTCCGCGGGGGTCTCTGGGGCCGGCcaagggggtttggggaggaccCCTGGGGGGCCTGGACCCAGTGTCAGCGTTGTACTCGCCACAGGGCCCCCCAAGAGCGTCCCCGGCAGAGCCGTGCGCCCCGAGCCTCCCGCGCCGGCCCCGGCGGCCCTGGAGCCCGCGCCGGTGGTGGCGCTGGTGTTGGCCGCCTTCGTGCTGGGCGCCGCGCTGGCCGCCGGGCTCGGCCTCGTCTGCGCGCACTCAGGTACCACCCTCCGCCCGCCGAGACCTCCGCCCGGCCCCTCGCCTGTTCCCGCGCGTCCGCACCCCGGGGCGCCGCGATCCCCGCGTGCCGGGCCCGACCATCCCTAGACTCGCCTCCGCCACGCTCGCAGCAGCCCCCAGGGGGCGCCCTTGCCCCGGCCCCGCGCGCAGCAGCCCCTACCGCTCGGCAGCCAGCCTCTCCCTTCCAGCGCCCGTGCCCCCCGGCCCGCCCCCGAGAGCCTCGCCCAGCGGCCTCCAGCCCAGGAGGCCCCAGTgaggcaggtgagtgtgtgtgtgcgtgtgtgtgtgggggggtgtcaCGTGGGGATGGTGGGacagctggaggagggagatgatGACAATGGCCCTTCAAAGCCCTTTCTGTGCCAGGCAGGGTTCTAAATGTTACGcgttttaactaatttaatcctcataaccttcaggtagatactattataatCCCCGTATGAGAGATGAGAAAAACGAGATACTCTCTCAAATTAAGTgaactgtccaaggtcacaaaatttgATGAAGCTGAGATTCGAACTCACGCATGAGTCACTCGCGGCCGACTGGGGGCTCTGTGTCGCAAGAGGGGGGTCCTGAAACCTCAGACTCGTACTAGGCGAGGGGAATTCGGCACACAGACTGATGGGGAAGCCAATGATCGGCTGGGAAGGGGGTGGCCTGCCTTGTGTCCTCTTCCTCGCTCAGCCTGGGTCGCCTCCTCACCCCAGGGATGGCGCGCCCCCAGCGGGGTTCGGAGATGTACCAGCCACGGCCTCGGACCAGGCCTGCCAGGACTGGACGGGCTGTCCTGGACCTCGGACTCGATGGGACCACGATCCCtgcgccccgcccccctcgctcctcctccccccctcccACCTGGGCTCAAAATAAACATCTGGTCTGATCCGCAGAAGTCTGAACTCTGGGTGTGCCTGCGGCGCGGGGGTGGGGCCAGGAAGCAGAGGCCTGGGGCCAGGACTGGGGGATGCGGGATGGAAGAGGTCCAGACTGCAGGGGTGGGGCTTGGGGGCGTGGCTCATAGGCCCACACACACGTGTGCAGATCCGGGCCGGGGGAGAACCAAGGGCGTTTTGTCCCAAACAGAAAGCGACCAACCTCACCGGCTGAAGTTTTAAATAGGCCCCgcctccttcctccacccctgCACCGGCCCACCCGCCTCCTGCGTGTTTCCAAACCAGGACCCTGCCCCCGCTAGGCCCTCGCTCCCCGGCCTCTGCTCCAGGCTCTTCCACAGTCGAGAGCTTCAAGGTCTCCTGCCCGAGCACCTCCCCGCCCAGAGCACAGACAACAGGGGGactattagctccattttacagatgaggaaactgaggctcagcacgGCCGCAGGGCTCCATCACCTGCTCAAGGTCCCCAGGGCTGGTCGACCCCCCGAGCCCAGGCTCTTGGCTACGACTGGACAGCTGCCTTCGGCCAGGGCCCACCGCTCTTCGAGAAGCAAAGTACACAGGCGGTTCAAAAGACTCAGTCCAAGAACGGAGGAGGGCGCGAGATCGGAGGGCTCGGCTCCGGGACGCGAAGGGGACGACACGCGGGGTGGGCAGGCTTCTCGTTCGCCCCGCCTCCGTTCGGAGGCCGCTCTGCCCACCATTTCCCATCCAGGCGGCTCCAGTCGGCCCGCCAACGCGGAGCCACGCCCCCACCTGCTTCCGCCTCGGCGCGGTGCTTTCTGGCCCCAGCGGCCTCCGTAGCCCCGCCCACCGGGGAAACGGCCCTGGAGCGCCGACACCGCCTTCCCGCGCCGGCATGAAGCCCCCGCAGCGGCGGCGGGCAGCCCCGGCGCGCTATCTTGGCGAGGTGACCGGCCCCGCGGCCTGGAGCGCCCGTGAGAAGCGGCAGCTGCTACGACTGCTGCAAGCGCGGCGGGGCCAGCCGGAGCCCGACGCCGCCGAGCTGGCGCGGGAGCTGCCGGGCCGCAGCGAGGCCGAGGTGAGGGGTCCCGGGAAGGCCCGAGGCTGGAGGCGGGGCCAGGATGGGTCCCGGGCGGGGCCTGGGTGGGCGGGACGAGGTGAGGCTTAGGGGCGTGGCCTGGGGATAGGCGGGAcgaggtggggcgggggcggggccttggGTGGGCGGGGCGAGATGAggtcgggggcggggcgaggctgAGGAACCGAGTGCGTGCCGGAGGAGGTCGGGACTCGTGGAAGGCTGGGTGGTGGGTGCGTGTGAGAGGCTGAGGGGCGGGGCGAGGAGGTAAGGCTGCGGGAGGCTGAGGGGCGGGGCGTGGGCGTTGCGAACGcgagcctgggggcggggcgaACTTGGGGGGAAGGCGGGGGAAGTGGGCGGGGCCTACGTGACGCTGAGAGGCGGGGCGAGGAGGAGGCAGTGCTGTGGGAGGCTgaggggcgggcggggcggggcgagaTGGGGGCAGTGCGTACGAGAGGCTGAGGGGCGGGGCGAGGAGGAGGCGGTGCTGTGGGAGGCTGAGGGGCGGGCAGGGGCGGAGCCTACGTGAGTCTGAAGGGCGGGGCGAAGAGGAGGCAGTGCTGTGAGAGGCTGAAGGGAGGGCCAGGGGCGGGGCCTACGTGAGGATGAGGGGCGGGgcgaggaggaggcagggctgcgGGAAGCCGAGGGGCGGGACGTGGCCGGAGCGAAGCCCACTAATAGGGCGGAAGGCGCAGCGGGAGTGAGGTCGAAGTCAGTCGGGCAATGGGCCGGAGTGACCGTAGCGAGGAAATAAATAGGGCGGTGCTTAGCATGGGGGTGGCCCTGGCTGCGGGGAGGAGCCAGAACCGGCCCAGGCCTTCCATCCTTGTTCGTAGCTGGTCCCACCTGGGGCCTTGGCCTGCGAGCCCCCGAGCGGACTCACTGCGACCCTTCTCACCGGGCTAGCGGGAGGCTAGGGAGCAGTGGCCGACCTGGAGCAGGCAGTGGGCTCCTGCTTCTCTCCCCGAGCCCTGGGCTTACAGAAGGccgcctcctctctccccagatcCGGGACTTCCTGCGGCAGCTCAAGGGTCGCGTGGCCCGGGAGGCCATTCAGAGGGTGCACCCAGGTGGCCTCCAGGGCCCAAGGCACCGGCAAACACAGACTCCGGCCCCCATCGAGGTGTGTCAGGGCAAGGAGTTGGGGAGGATAACGCTGTCAGGGGGTCCCTaggaggggcagggctgtgggggcCCCTGAGGGTTGGTCCCCAGGCCGACCAGGCCCCTTCTGGTTGCCCCCCCCAGGTGTGGATGGACCTGGCTGAGAAGCTGACAGGCCCGCTGGAAGAAGCCCTGACTGTGGCTTTCTCCCAGGTACAGCAATCCCCCGGGCCGGCCGGCGTGTCCCAGGGACAGGGTCATACCTAGCTAGGAGTCTAGATGATGTGGACCTGGGTCCTGGGCCGTCTTTCCCTCCAGCTCTGTGCCTCTGGCCAGTCCCTGGACACCCTGAGCCTCAGTATCCCCGCTTCTGAGGCCAGCTCCTGGATGTGACCCTTCTTCAGGGTGGCAGGGACGATTCGGTGAGCAGGTGGGGGTCCCAGCCGAGTGCAGGGCCGGGGAGCCGCCGATCAGAGGACTTCCGCCTTTCCCCACTGATCTCTCTGCCTGCCAGGTGCTCACCATCGCGGCCACGGAGCCCATCAGCCTCCTGCACTCCAGGCCCCCCAAACCCACGCAGGCCCGCGGAAAGCTGCTGCTGGTCAGCGCCCCCGGAGGGCAGGAGGCCCTGGGCCCTGAggcccctggccccgcccctaaGACACATGGCTCCACCCCTGAGGCTCCTGGCCCCGCCCCTGAGGCCTCTGGCCCCGCTCCTAAGACTGTTGGCCCAGCCCCTGAGGCGTCTTCGGAATccctggccggcccctctacTGAGGAAGATTTTGCCGTGGACTTTGAGAAGATCTACAAGTACCTGTCGTCCATCTCCCGCAGCTGCCATGGCCCTGAGCTTTCTGCAGCTGGTGAGAGGAATGGGGgcggggctgtggggtggggggcccAGGCGGcaggccccaccctcccctcacccccgccctccctccctccatcaccaGAGTCCGCTGTGGTCCTCGACCTGCTCATGGCCCTGCCCGACGAGCTGCCTCGCCTGCCCTGCGCTGCCCTGGTTGAACATCTGGCGGAGACGTACCTACGCCTGACGGCCCCCCAGCCCGACCCCGCCAGTGGGGGCCTGGGGCCCGCAGCCGAGGATGGCGGGACAGGCTCCGGGGGGGAAGAGGAGGCCGGCCAGGCCGTGCCCCAGGCTCCTGAGAATGCCGGGCCCAGCGAGCCGAGATCCACTTGGCAAGCAGCTGGGGTCTGTCCCCTGAACCCGTTCCTGGTGCCCCTGGAGCTTCTGGGCCAGGCGGCCACCCCTGCAAGGTGAGGGCCCGGCAGGCAGAGGACACAGCAGACATCTGTGAGGCCCCTGGCCTCAGGCCTGCTCGGGCTGGCACGGGCTTGTCAGGATCCGGTCACGGGGGAAGATCCCTGGCACGATGCAGCACAGAACGGAGTGGCCTTGGAGATGCTCGATACTGCGGGGGTCTCAGAAGGCGAAGCGCAGTGGTACAGGGGTTCGCCCACGAACTCAgtgggctgagggagggggcGCATGGGGGGGGGCAGGCAGCTGGGTTAAAACCACTGTCAAATACTGCCCCCAGTCCCTTCCTGCGTCCTCTGTTCTATTCCTGTAACTGTCAATAAAGTTCTTGTCAGTACTCTCTTTCTCCTGTGAGTTAAAGATGATGGCAGTGGGGGCCCAAAGTGCCAGAGCTTGGGCTTCTGGGGACCGAGGCGCGGTCATCAGCAAAGGCTGCTGCCTCCCCGTCCAGTCCGATGCTGCCTGCAGTGACCTCAGTGTGGCTGTGAGGGGACTGCTGGTGACAGTGTGCCCTACAGGTGTCAGGGAAAGGTTTTCAGAGTGAAGTGACCTCACATCATACAGATGGAAGGGAGAGGCCAGCAGAGTGAGGGCGGCCAGGTGGGAGGAGCCAGGACCCAGGCCCGGGGCCCTGGGGGTTAGGGGTGGGCTCCCcatgtggcaggcgtgggaagggaGGGCAGTGAGTCCCTGAGGTGGCCTTGGGGAAACaaggggagaagggagacagggagggggagctgGAGGGGCCTTAGGATCAGAGAGGGGCCAGGAGTCC
This window harbors:
- the SNAPC2 gene encoding snRNA-activating protein complex subunit 2 — protein: MKPPQRRRAAPARYLGEVTGPAAWSAREKRQLLRLLQARRGQPEPDAAELARELPGRSEAEIRDFLRQLKGRVAREAIQRVHPGGLQGPRHRQTQTPAPIEVWMDLAEKLTGPLEEALTVAFSQVLTIAATEPISLLHSRPPKPTQARGKLLLVSAPGGQEALGPEAPGPAPKTHGSTPEAPGPAPEASGPAPKTVGPAPEASSESLAGPSTEEDFAVDFEKIYKYLSSISRSCHGPELSAAESAVVLDLLMALPDELPRLPCAALVEHLAETYLRLTAPQPDPASGGLGPAAEDGGTGSGGEEEAGQAVPQAPENAGPSEPRSTWQAAGVCPLNPFLVPLELLGQAATPAR